The Pseudofrankia inefficax genome window below encodes:
- a CDS encoding MMPL family transporter, with translation MPLPPPRPSVFDLLADLAITRGRRVLGVAALLGALALPWAAGVFGGLGTGGLYAPNSSAARAERLLDDDFPGAPPNIAVEIVARSSIDEATPAGLGRELSEQLAHEPGVAGLVSYWTTNGAQPLLRAKDGDSGLILFRLGGSEDEIQRRLSQLHDKYAYTGPGVQVRFGGAPAVLRDVTEHSRRDLQRAELVTAPLVFLVLLAAFGGVVPAMLPVLVGGSTVIASLALLRLMARLTYISVFSVNLITALGFALAVDYSLFILRRFREERDRGQPDAAALRTSLRTAGRTVLFSGLTVALSLTGALLLPLPYLRSYAYAGVGVVLASELAALLLLPAAIMLLGRRLDRGRRRSPGGGGWATGEQGGAHRPRFGVGPAGGTAGARWSALAEKVMARPVLVACAAIGFMLLLAAPTLQLKVALADDTILPATAESHEVADALRTDYPVCLPCQIPVVVPGVDAREKPVADRLAAYARALSTVPGVARVDTASGSYAAGSQIAPAPPDGGAFLGSHGGAWLSLWPSDPEPVSDSARDMVRRVWALPAPYSVDVGGLAPHLLESRDAVVHSLPGAVAVVVAATFVLLFLFTGSVLLPLKALALNALNMAAVLGTMVLIFQDGHLRWLFGDFEVSGTIELTTPVLIFCIAFGLSMDYEVFLLARIREEYLRGGDNRAAVARGLGATGPLLSYAGLAVIVVMVGVATSQISIVTMVGVGMALAVFLDITIVRALLVPAIMALAGGLNWWAPAPLRRLHARFGAREDSGQAPAVIDAQPPRAVVARPRPRSVRAPSLWAVPPGQASGGWPVVESRTTVPIRHGQRRYLRLLGRADDSCHPATRLDDGTLPYADREHETGAASEVGRWQ, from the coding sequence GTGCCGCTGCCCCCGCCGCGCCCGTCGGTGTTCGACCTGCTGGCCGACCTGGCGATCACCCGCGGGCGGCGCGTGCTGGGTGTCGCGGCACTGCTGGGCGCGCTCGCCCTGCCCTGGGCCGCCGGCGTCTTCGGCGGCCTGGGGACGGGTGGCCTCTACGCGCCGAACAGCTCGGCGGCGCGGGCCGAGCGGCTGCTGGACGACGACTTCCCCGGCGCGCCGCCGAACATCGCCGTCGAGATCGTCGCGAGGTCCTCGATCGACGAGGCGACGCCCGCCGGTCTGGGCCGGGAGCTGTCCGAACAGCTGGCCCACGAGCCGGGCGTCGCCGGACTCGTCTCGTACTGGACGACCAACGGCGCGCAACCGCTGCTGCGGGCCAAGGACGGCGACTCCGGCCTGATCCTGTTCCGCCTCGGCGGCAGCGAGGACGAGATCCAGCGCCGCCTGTCCCAGCTCCACGACAAGTACGCCTACACGGGGCCCGGCGTTCAGGTCCGGTTCGGCGGGGCCCCGGCCGTGCTGCGCGATGTGACCGAGCACAGCCGCCGCGACCTGCAACGGGCGGAGCTGGTGACCGCGCCGCTGGTCTTCCTCGTGCTGCTGGCCGCCTTCGGCGGAGTCGTCCCGGCGATGCTGCCCGTTCTGGTGGGTGGCAGCACCGTCATCGCGAGCCTGGCGCTGCTGCGCCTGATGGCCAGGCTGACCTACATCTCGGTGTTCTCGGTCAATCTGATCACGGCGCTCGGCTTCGCGCTCGCGGTCGACTACAGCCTGTTCATCCTCAGACGGTTCCGGGAGGAGCGCGACCGCGGTCAGCCTGACGCCGCCGCGCTGCGGACGAGCCTGCGTACCGCTGGTCGCACCGTGCTGTTCTCCGGCCTCACGGTCGCGTTGTCGCTGACCGGCGCGCTCCTGCTTCCGCTGCCCTACCTGCGTTCCTATGCGTACGCCGGCGTCGGCGTCGTCCTGGCGTCCGAGCTCGCGGCACTGCTGTTGCTGCCCGCGGCCATCATGCTGCTCGGGCGCCGCCTCGACCGCGGACGGCGCCGCTCCCCCGGTGGCGGCGGCTGGGCCACCGGCGAGCAGGGGGGCGCGCACCGCCCCCGGTTCGGCGTCGGGCCCGCGGGTGGCACCGCCGGCGCGCGCTGGTCCGCGCTCGCCGAGAAGGTGATGGCCCGGCCGGTTCTCGTGGCGTGTGCCGCGATCGGATTCATGCTGCTGCTGGCGGCGCCGACGCTTCAGCTGAAGGTCGCACTCGCCGACGACACGATTCTCCCGGCGACCGCGGAGTCCCACGAGGTCGCCGACGCGCTGCGCACCGACTACCCGGTCTGCCTTCCGTGCCAGATACCGGTCGTCGTCCCGGGCGTCGACGCGCGGGAGAAGCCGGTCGCGGACCGGCTCGCCGCGTACGCCCGGGCGCTGTCGACCGTGCCGGGCGTGGCCCGGGTCGACACCGCGTCGGGCAGCTACGCCGCCGGGAGCCAGATCGCCCCGGCGCCCCCCGACGGCGGCGCCTTCCTCGGCTCGCACGGCGGGGCCTGGCTGTCGCTGTGGCCCTCGGACCCCGAACCCGTGTCGGACTCGGCCCGCGACATGGTCCGGCGCGTCTGGGCGTTGCCCGCCCCCTACTCCGTCGACGTCGGCGGGCTGGCACCCCATCTGCTCGAGTCCAGGGACGCCGTCGTGCACAGCCTGCCGGGCGCCGTCGCCGTGGTCGTGGCCGCCACGTTCGTTCTGCTGTTCCTGTTCACCGGGAGCGTGCTGCTGCCGCTGAAGGCGCTCGCGCTGAACGCCCTCAACATGGCAGCGGTGCTGGGCACGATGGTCCTGATCTTCCAGGACGGGCACCTGCGCTGGCTGTTCGGCGACTTCGAGGTCTCCGGCACGATCGAGCTGACCACCCCGGTCCTCATCTTCTGCATCGCGTTCGGGCTCAGCATGGACTACGAGGTCTTCCTCCTGGCCCGCATCCGGGAGGAGTACCTGCGCGGCGGCGACAACCGCGCGGCCGTCGCCCGCGGCCTCGGCGCCACCGGGCCGCTCCTGAGCTATGCGGGGCTCGCCGTCATCGTCGTCATGGTCGGGGTGGCGACGTCCCAGATCAGCATCGTCACGATGGTCGGCGTCGGGATGGCCCTGGCCGTGTTCCTGGACATCACCATCGTGCGCGCGCTCCTCGTGCCGGCGATCATGGCGCTGGCCGGCGGTCTCAACTGGTGGGCACCGGCGCCGCTTCGACGGCTGCACGCGCGCTTCGGGGCACGGGAGGACTCGGGGCAGGCACCCGCCGTGATCGACGCTCAGCCGCCGCGGGCCGTCGTCGCGCGGCCACGGCCCAGGTCCGTGCGAGCCCCGAGCCTCTGGGCGGTGCCGCCCGGCCAGGCCAGCGGCGGGTGGCCCGTCGTCGAGTCAAGGACGACGGTCCCGATCCGGCACGGCCAGCGGCGGTACCTGCGCCTTCTGGGGCGAGCGGACGACTCCTGCCATCCGGCCACCCGCCTCGACGACGGCACGCTCCCCTACGCCGATCGCGAGCACGAAACGGGTGCGGCGTCGGAGGTCGGCCGGTGGCAGTGA
- a CDS encoding LuxR C-terminal-related transcriptional regulator has protein sequence MPEPCADNVADEFLTKVASRLRDRTGADLTLAGQVHPRTKTLTIRSVDGARTDACLGMTVPAGRGTGGRAVTLGRYVLADYGGAPVGGSRARRRASCQEHVRSVLAMPLRLDGRVLYVLYLAGRSDKPIGTSTTRSALSFVRQLESFVAQAARAHKIDAPRRWQVDEGALMRIDSELVALSLEMASPAAKARIAAIRDLIESSVLEAVPAQEAGYALTQRELEVLGLVAEGLSNAEAAQRLVVSPETVKAYLRSIRSKLGVSNRTAAVTVARRSGLLQ, from the coding sequence ATGCCAGAACCATGCGCCGACAATGTCGCCGACGAGTTTCTCACCAAGGTCGCGTCCCGGCTGCGCGACCGTACCGGCGCCGATCTCACCCTTGCCGGCCAGGTGCATCCGCGGACCAAGACGCTGACCATCCGCAGCGTCGACGGCGCGCGGACCGACGCCTGCCTGGGCATGACCGTGCCAGCCGGGCGGGGCACCGGCGGCCGGGCCGTCACGCTTGGCCGGTACGTGCTGGCTGACTATGGCGGCGCGCCGGTCGGGGGTTCCCGCGCCCGGCGGCGGGCCAGCTGCCAGGAGCACGTCCGCTCCGTGCTCGCCATGCCGCTGCGGCTGGACGGCCGTGTGCTGTATGTCCTGTACCTGGCAGGGCGGTCCGACAAGCCGATCGGCACCTCGACGACGAGGTCCGCGCTGTCGTTCGTCCGGCAGCTGGAGTCCTTCGTGGCCCAGGCCGCGCGGGCACACAAGATCGACGCGCCGCGGCGGTGGCAGGTCGACGAAGGGGCGCTCATGCGGATCGACAGCGAGCTGGTGGCGCTGTCCCTGGAGATGGCCTCGCCGGCGGCCAAGGCTCGGATCGCCGCCATCCGCGACCTGATCGAGAGCAGCGTGCTCGAGGCCGTGCCGGCTCAGGAGGCGGGGTACGCCCTCACGCAGCGCGAACTGGAGGTACTGGGACTGGTGGCCGAAGGCCTGTCCAACGCGGAGGCCGCGCAGCGGCTCGTCGTCAGCCCGGAGACGGTCAAGGCCTACCTGCGCAGCATTCGCAGCAAGCTCGGAGTCAGCAACCGGACCGCGGCCGTCACCGTGGCCCGCCGGTCCGGCCTGCTCCAGTGA
- a CDS encoding CocE/NonD family hydrolase: MSGKEGSAGRWRTALVLLAATAAVAACGPTAGAQPGDDAASGQTAPAAEPSPVVNPAAGPAGAGSPQATTPTPATPSGTPAPLKITARDGTALTGNVVTPPGSGAHPLAVIPAAWGFQDTTFESEAEALSKRGYVVVTYNTRGFFGSGGTVDVAGPLDVSDVSDVITWALGHTPADPGRIGVAGLSYGAGIALLASAADPRIKAVGSLSGWTDFGYSLYAANTRHKAAVNLLTTTQQLTGGRSGTEFTTFLDDYSAFRNMPAVLAWARIRGAGTYLDAVNEHHPAIFMAAAYGDNYFSPNPQIDFFTALTGPKTLRLAPGDHGTNEIGGVLGLPNSVWSAAWDWFDRYLRPGSPAATAAAPAPVQLTTDDGAVETYPNWAAVTRSTSTLRLGPAFLGTGELSPTAATGAWSTTIRSGTDTTANAGTILVTKALQGITHLPPALRLDTVDRRDGAVWQSAPNFWPQRLRGIPALRLNVTPNLATGTVVGYLYDTGPTGSSTLISKAVYTYLDAKPGTALAATLTFDPVARDVAIGHRLSLVIDTKDDLYYDLDGAGGTVAFGSPDGEPSQLTVPLG, translated from the coding sequence ATGTCTGGGAAAGAGGGCTCGGCCGGCCGCTGGCGGACGGCGCTCGTCCTGCTCGCCGCGACGGCGGCGGTCGCGGCCTGTGGCCCCACCGCCGGCGCGCAGCCCGGCGATGACGCCGCCTCCGGCCAGACCGCGCCGGCCGCCGAACCGTCGCCGGTCGTGAACCCGGCCGCCGGCCCAGCCGGAGCCGGCTCGCCGCAGGCCACCACACCGACCCCCGCGACCCCCAGCGGTACGCCCGCCCCACTGAAGATCACCGCCCGGGACGGTACGGCGCTGACCGGCAACGTCGTCACGCCGCCGGGGTCCGGTGCTCATCCGCTCGCGGTGATCCCCGCCGCCTGGGGATTTCAGGACACGACGTTCGAGTCCGAGGCCGAGGCGTTGTCCAAGCGCGGTTACGTCGTGGTCACCTACAACACCCGGGGATTCTTCGGCTCGGGCGGGACCGTCGACGTGGCGGGCCCCCTTGACGTCTCGGACGTCTCCGACGTCATCACCTGGGCGCTCGGGCACACCCCGGCGGACCCGGGGCGCATCGGCGTCGCCGGCCTGTCCTACGGCGCGGGCATCGCGCTTCTCGCCTCCGCCGCCGATCCGAGGATCAAGGCCGTCGGCTCCCTGAGCGGATGGACGGACTTCGGGTACTCCCTCTATGCCGCGAACACCCGCCACAAGGCAGCGGTGAACCTCCTGACCACGACCCAGCAGCTCACCGGCGGCCGCAGCGGCACGGAGTTCACCACCTTCCTCGACGACTACTCCGCCTTCCGGAACATGCCGGCCGTGCTCGCCTGGGCGAGGATCCGCGGCGCGGGCACCTACCTCGACGCGGTCAACGAGCACCACCCCGCGATCTTCATGGCGGCCGCGTACGGCGACAACTACTTCTCGCCCAACCCGCAGATCGACTTCTTCACCGCGCTGACCGGGCCGAAGACACTGCGGCTCGCCCCCGGCGACCACGGCACCAACGAGATCGGCGGCGTCCTCGGGCTGCCGAACTCGGTCTGGTCCGCGGCCTGGGACTGGTTCGACCGCTACCTGCGTCCCGGCTCGCCCGCGGCGACAGCCGCCGCGCCGGCACCGGTCCAGCTCACGACCGACGACGGAGCCGTCGAGACCTATCCGAACTGGGCCGCCGTGACCCGGTCGACGAGCACGCTGCGCCTCGGCCCCGCCTTCCTGGGAACCGGCGAGCTGTCGCCCACGGCCGCCACCGGAGCCTGGTCGACCACGATCAGGTCCGGCACGGACACCACCGCGAACGCCGGAACGATCCTGGTCACCAAGGCCCTTCAGGGAATCACCCATCTGCCACCGGCCCTGCGACTCGACACCGTCGACCGGCGTGACGGCGCGGTCTGGCAGTCCGCCCCGAACTTCTGGCCGCAGCGCCTACGCGGCATTCCTGCTTTGCGGCTCAACGTCACCCCGAACCTCGCCACGGGGACCGTGGTCGGCTATCTCTACGACACCGGTCCTACCGGCAGTTCGACGCTGATCAGCAAGGCTGTCTACACCTATCTCGACGCCAAGCCCGGCACCGCGCTGGCCGCGACGCTCACCTTCGATCCGGTCGCGCGTGACGTGGCGATCGGGCACCGCCTGTCGCTGGTCATCGACACCAAGGACGACCTCTACTACGACCTGGACGGCGCCGGCGGGACCGTCGCGTTCGGGTCACCGGACGGCGAGCCGTCCCAGCTGACCGTGCCACTGGGCTGA
- a CDS encoding lysophospholipid acyltransferase family protein: MPTDQPTDRMEDSAREVRPSGTADRLPLASTEDPGLSRDGLRYRIFYRLLRILIGPVLRFLGRPRVYGLHNIPPQGGAILASNHLSFLDSPFLALVLRRRVTFLAKSEYFTTPGLRGSVKRAFFTASGQISIDRNNERRASEGIRQAIGLLRQGELVGIYPEGTRSPDGRLYRGKTGVARVAATAPAPVIPVAMIDTSHVLPPGRRLPRRGRVEVRIGPPLDLGTRGGDPMDMREYRARTDEIMKAIGALSDQIYVDLYAQQVKAKLGLAKRR; encoded by the coding sequence ATGCCAACCGACCAGCCGACCGACAGGATGGAAGACAGCGCGCGCGAAGTTCGGCCTAGTGGCACGGCGGACCGACTGCCCTTAGCGTCGACCGAAGATCCCGGCCTGTCCCGCGACGGGCTCCGTTACCGGATCTTCTATCGGCTCCTGAGAATCCTGATCGGCCCTGTTCTGAGGTTCCTGGGCAGGCCGCGGGTCTACGGCCTGCACAACATACCCCCGCAGGGTGGAGCGATCCTGGCCAGCAATCATCTGTCCTTCCTGGATTCGCCTTTCCTGGCTCTCGTGCTGCGGCGTCGCGTCACCTTTCTCGCCAAGAGCGAGTACTTCACGACACCTGGCCTCCGAGGCAGCGTCAAACGAGCCTTCTTCACCGCCTCCGGTCAGATCTCGATCGACCGCAACAACGAGAGGCGTGCGTCCGAAGGCATCCGGCAGGCGATCGGCCTGCTCCGGCAGGGTGAGCTGGTCGGGATCTACCCCGAGGGCACCCGCTCGCCCGACGGACGGCTCTACCGCGGCAAGACCGGTGTCGCCCGCGTCGCCGCGACGGCCCCGGCACCGGTGATACCCGTCGCGATGATCGACACGTCCCACGTGCTGCCGCCCGGCCGGCGGCTGCCACGCCGCGGGCGTGTCGAGGTCCGCATCGGGCCGCCGCTCGACCTGGGCACCCGCGGCGGCGACCCGATGGACATGCGCGAGTACCGAGCCCGCACCGACGAGATCATGAAGGCGATCGGAGCGCTCTCGGACCAGATCTACGTCGACCTCTACGCCCAGCAGGTCAAGGCGAAACTCGGCCTCGCCAAGAGGCGATAG
- a CDS encoding cytochrome P450: MTTIPAAVPDRLRVDFDIYDPALAAPVDVMQETMAGLAARGPVVWSSAYGGHWVVTGYAEAHSVLRDHETFSSWPNNLVLRDAGVPMIPLEIDPPDHTAFRHALQPLFAPTRMRALEDQIRTIAGDLIDGFASSGGAEFVAQFAHELPTRVFLALMGWPLDDAPMFTTATDAILLGVPGGTEEESNAARLQAQQQLFGYFANVVATRRGGSSPDSDVTAAIIETPVPFADGPRQLTDAELCNMFFLLLVAGLHTVQGSLAWSLVHLAANPDQRQRLLDDPSLLKGAVEELLRIEAAVAMGRRVTRDTSLSDVELKAGDQVLVLLAAANRDEHEFDEPVEVRIDRSPNRHLSFGVGVHRCLGSHLARIELQVALEELLRRIPDYRLDPDRPVVSHGSQVRGVVQLPILFTPEPALAATTS; encoded by the coding sequence ATGACGACAATTCCCGCCGCGGTCCCGGACAGACTGCGGGTGGACTTCGACATCTACGACCCGGCGCTGGCCGCCCCGGTCGACGTCATGCAGGAGACGATGGCCGGCCTCGCGGCGCGCGGACCCGTGGTCTGGTCCAGCGCGTACGGCGGGCACTGGGTCGTCACCGGTTACGCCGAGGCGCACAGCGTGCTGCGCGACCACGAGACCTTCTCCAGCTGGCCCAACAACCTGGTGCTCCGGGACGCGGGTGTCCCGATGATCCCGCTCGAGATCGATCCGCCGGACCACACGGCGTTCCGGCACGCGCTCCAGCCGCTGTTCGCCCCGACCCGGATGCGCGCACTCGAGGACCAGATCCGCACGATCGCCGGTGACCTGATCGACGGCTTCGCCTCCAGTGGCGGAGCCGAGTTCGTCGCCCAGTTCGCCCACGAACTGCCGACCCGCGTGTTCCTCGCGCTGATGGGCTGGCCGCTCGATGACGCCCCGATGTTCACCACGGCCACCGACGCCATCCTGCTCGGCGTGCCCGGCGGAACCGAGGAGGAGTCGAACGCGGCCAGACTGCAGGCGCAACAGCAGCTCTTCGGCTACTTCGCCAACGTCGTCGCGACCAGACGGGGTGGCAGCAGTCCCGACAGCGACGTCACGGCCGCGATCATCGAGACGCCCGTGCCCTTCGCCGACGGGCCCAGGCAGCTCACCGACGCCGAGCTGTGCAACATGTTCTTCCTTCTGCTCGTCGCCGGGCTGCACACCGTCCAGGGCTCGCTGGCCTGGAGCCTCGTGCACCTGGCCGCCAACCCCGACCAGCGACAGCGCCTCCTCGACGACCCGAGTCTCCTCAAGGGAGCCGTCGAGGAGCTGCTGCGGATCGAGGCCGCCGTGGCGATGGGCCGGCGGGTGACCCGTGACACCTCGCTCTCCGACGTGGAGCTCAAGGCCGGTGACCAGGTGCTCGTCCTGCTCGCCGCGGCCAACCGGGACGAACACGAGTTCGACGAGCCCGTCGAGGTGCGCATCGACCGGTCGCCCAACCGGCATCTTTCCTTCGGCGTGGGGGTCCATCGCTGCCTCGGGTCGCACCTTGCTCGCATCGAGCTCCAGGTCGCGCTGGAGGAGCTTCTGCGCCGGATTCCGGACTACCGCCTCGACCCTGACCGACCGGTTGTCTCGCACGGCAGCCAGGTTCGCGGCGTCGTCCAGCTGCCGATCCTCTTCACTCCCGAGCCAGCTCTCGCGGCCACCACGTCCTGA
- a CDS encoding SDR family NAD(P)-dependent oxidoreductase: protein MPRLRDKVAVITGAGSGLGRQASRLFAAEGAKVVVMDILGDRAEETVKLVTGDGGVAVAVQADTTQEDDVARTVETALSEFGKLDIMWANAGIVSRGGVPSVLGGEQLAFQDFPLEDFHKVVGVNLVGPFLCAKHAVGPMRANGGGVILMTSSAASLAAYHSISPYMATKAGVNGLVRGLSLDLGKFGIRVNALAPTHGMSPNFLMEQGTPVVGQSYEEVAGPWDPKVSPIPLKLNRPPSLLDNAHAALFLVSDESAYVSGVILPATDGGTLSRVAMQFPEDLPESSV from the coding sequence ATGCCTAGGCTGCGGGACAAGGTCGCTGTCATCACCGGGGCGGGATCAGGCCTGGGCCGGCAGGCGTCGCGCCTGTTCGCCGCCGAGGGCGCCAAGGTCGTCGTCATGGACATCCTCGGCGACCGTGCCGAGGAGACCGTCAAGTTAGTGACGGGTGACGGCGGCGTCGCCGTGGCGGTGCAGGCGGACACCACCCAGGAGGACGACGTCGCGCGCACGGTGGAAACCGCGCTGAGCGAGTTCGGCAAGCTCGACATCATGTGGGCGAACGCGGGCATCGTCTCGCGCGGTGGCGTCCCGTCCGTCCTGGGCGGCGAACAGCTCGCCTTCCAGGACTTCCCGCTGGAGGACTTCCACAAGGTCGTCGGCGTCAACCTCGTCGGGCCGTTCCTGTGCGCCAAGCACGCGGTGGGGCCGATGCGCGCGAACGGCGGCGGCGTCATCCTCATGACGTCCTCGGCGGCGTCGCTGGCGGCCTACCACAGCATTTCCCCGTACATGGCGACGAAGGCCGGCGTCAACGGTCTCGTGCGCGGCCTGTCGCTCGACCTCGGCAAGTTCGGGATCCGGGTCAACGCCCTCGCTCCCACCCACGGCATGTCACCGAACTTCCTCATGGAGCAGGGCACACCCGTCGTCGGCCAGTCCTACGAGGAGGTCGCGGGCCCGTGGGACCCGAAGGTCTCGCCGATCCCGCTGAAGCTCAACCGGCCGCCGTCCCTGCTCGACAACGCCCACGCCGCGTTGTTCCTGGTCTCCGACGAGTCCGCCTACGTCTCCGGCGTGATCCTGCCGGCCACCGACGGCGGCACCCTCTCGCGCGTCGCCATGCAGTTCCCGGAGGACCTGCCCGAGTCGTCGGTCTGA
- a CDS encoding sugar ABC transporter substrate-binding protein, with amino-acid sequence MGALAGLLLATAACGSSGSSGGTQPAAGSSAPAPAAVASAQAVVDQLLKPPTSLGVTDRLTKAPTGGTFVYLSCELALCQILNKNMSEAASAAGLGFKSIPIKSADPATLIAGMQQALTLSPPPVGVSFAGLPEAVWGSQVAAFAAAGVPLIPVGAGETSKSPAVPAGSLNGPADITAQAKAIASYFVANSGGRGKALVLNVPDIGAFKQFTGDFSSQVASACPGCSVKQVDITLAQTASNGVVPAVVSALQRDPSIDYVVTVEGEWTAGLVPAAKAAGRSGIHIIGINPTSVDQQAILAGTETAFVNIPLKITSWKAVDVALRYAQKMPIADGDGATPYLLLTKATVTKPEDSVDAPSDYVAQFRKLWGLG; translated from the coding sequence GTGGGGGCCCTGGCCGGGCTTCTGCTGGCGACGGCCGCGTGCGGGAGCTCCGGCTCCAGCGGGGGTACGCAACCGGCCGCAGGCTCGTCGGCCCCGGCGCCGGCCGCCGTCGCGAGCGCCCAGGCGGTGGTCGACCAGCTGCTGAAGCCACCGACGTCGCTCGGCGTGACCGACCGCCTCACGAAGGCGCCCACCGGCGGCACCTTCGTCTACCTGTCCTGCGAGCTGGCGCTGTGCCAGATCCTCAACAAGAACATGAGCGAGGCGGCGAGTGCGGCGGGCCTGGGCTTCAAGTCCATACCGATCAAGTCGGCCGACCCGGCGACGCTGATCGCCGGAATGCAGCAGGCCCTCACGCTGAGCCCGCCACCGGTCGGTGTCTCGTTCGCCGGCCTTCCCGAGGCGGTCTGGGGCAGCCAGGTCGCCGCCTTCGCCGCCGCGGGCGTGCCGCTCATCCCGGTTGGGGCCGGAGAGACCAGCAAGAGCCCCGCGGTTCCGGCGGGCAGCCTCAACGGGCCCGCCGACATCACCGCCCAGGCGAAGGCCATCGCGAGCTATTTCGTCGCGAACTCCGGCGGCCGTGGCAAGGCACTGGTCCTCAACGTCCCGGACATCGGAGCGTTCAAGCAGTTCACCGGGGACTTCTCCAGCCAGGTCGCGTCCGCCTGCCCGGGCTGCTCGGTCAAACAGGTGGACATCACCCTGGCCCAGACGGCAAGCAACGGGGTAGTGCCGGCCGTCGTCTCGGCGCTGCAACGTGACCCGTCGATCGACTATGTCGTGACCGTCGAAGGTGAATGGACCGCGGGGCTCGTCCCGGCCGCGAAGGCCGCTGGACGCTCGGGCATCCACATCATCGGCATCAATCCCACCAGCGTCGACCAGCAGGCGATTCTCGCCGGCACGGAGACGGCGTTCGTCAACATTCCCCTGAAGATCACGTCCTGGAAGGCCGTCGACGTCGCGCTTCGCTACGCGCAGAAGATGCCGATCGCGGACGGCGACGGGGCGACGCCCTACCTGCTGCTGACCAAGGCGACGGTCACGAAGCCCGAGGACTCGGTCGACGCGCCCAGCGACTACGTGGCCCAGTTCAGGAAGCTGTGGGGCCTCGGTTGA
- a CDS encoding sugar ABC transporter ATP-binding protein has protein sequence MSTSTSDAAAREIPGRRAPVLEVSDLRMTFGPTVALDGVALTVERGQVHALLGENGSGKSTLIKILAGYHRPDPGGRVLVAGRPLPFGNPTVADSHGCRFVHQDLGLVDSLSVVENLFLTSGFPSRWGTIRWPRLLRAAREDLARVGLDLDPRRPVAGLSPAVRTGLAVARALRPGAAEVALLVLDEPTATLPDDEVRQLLDIVRAVAAAGTGVLYVTHHLDEVFDVADVATVLRDGRVVATTPVPDLTRGRLVNQLLGSELDEAHASSQALPAPRARAVLKVRDVAAGPLRSLSVQVRAGELVGIAGLTGSGRESVLAAVFGMLRAERGEVMVNDVSLRPGDPRRAIDAGVAYLPANRKTHGGIMNLTGAANLTLPDLGPLWRPPLLRLGEERTVARTWFAKLDVRPAAAVHLPLAALSGGNQQKVLLAKWLRCRPRVLLLDEPTQGVDIGAKAQIHQQIVAAADGGAAVVVSSADVDELVALCHRVVVLRGGHAVAELSGEALSVPAVNRAALAAERTT, from the coding sequence TTGAGCACCAGTACCTCCGACGCGGCGGCCCGGGAGATCCCGGGCCGCCGTGCTCCGGTGCTGGAGGTGTCGGACCTGCGGATGACCTTCGGGCCGACCGTGGCGCTCGACGGCGTGGCGTTGACCGTCGAACGCGGCCAGGTGCACGCGCTGCTCGGCGAGAACGGCTCGGGAAAGTCGACGCTGATCAAGATTCTGGCCGGCTACCACCGGCCCGACCCCGGCGGCCGGGTCCTCGTCGCCGGTCGACCGCTGCCGTTCGGCAACCCGACGGTCGCCGATTCCCACGGGTGCCGGTTCGTCCACCAGGACCTCGGTCTGGTGGACAGCCTGTCCGTCGTCGAGAACCTCTTCCTCACGTCTGGCTTCCCCTCGCGGTGGGGGACCATCCGCTGGCCGCGACTGCTGCGCGCGGCCAGGGAGGATCTGGCCCGCGTCGGGCTCGACCTGGACCCGCGCCGGCCCGTCGCGGGCCTGAGCCCGGCGGTCCGGACCGGCCTGGCGGTCGCTCGCGCGCTGCGCCCGGGCGCCGCCGAGGTGGCACTGCTGGTGCTGGACGAGCCGACGGCGACGCTCCCCGACGACGAGGTGCGCCAGCTGCTGGACATCGTCCGCGCGGTGGCCGCCGCCGGCACCGGGGTCCTCTACGTCACCCACCACCTCGACGAGGTGTTCGACGTGGCCGACGTGGCCACCGTCCTGCGCGACGGGCGGGTCGTCGCGACGACGCCGGTGCCCGACCTGACCCGAGGCCGCCTGGTGAACCAGTTGCTGGGCAGCGAGCTCGACGAGGCGCACGCCTCGTCGCAGGCGCTGCCCGCGCCGAGGGCGCGCGCTGTCCTGAAGGTCCGCGACGTCGCGGCCGGGCCGCTTCGATCGCTGTCCGTCCAGGTCCGGGCCGGCGAGCTGGTGGGCATCGCCGGTCTCACCGGGTCTGGCCGGGAGAGCGTCCTCGCCGCGGTCTTCGGGATGCTGCGTGCCGAGCGCGGCGAGGTGATGGTCAACGACGTGTCCCTGCGGCCGGGAGATCCGCGTCGCGCCATCGACGCGGGCGTCGCGTATCTGCCGGCGAACCGCAAGACGCACGGCGGGATCATGAACCTCACGGGGGCCGCGAACCTCACGCTTCCTGACCTGGGGCCGCTGTGGCGCCCGCCGTTGCTGCGGCTGGGCGAGGAGCGGACGGTGGCCCGCACCTGGTTCGCGAAGCTGGATGTGCGGCCGGCGGCGGCGGTCCACCTCCCGTTGGCCGCCCTCAGCGGGGGCAACCAGCAGAAGGTGCTGCTGGCCAAGTGGCTGCGGTGCCGCCCGCGCGTCCTTCTTCTCGACGAGCCGACGCAGGGCGTCGACATCGGCGCGAAGGCGCAGATCCACCAGCAGATCGTGGCCGCCGCCGACGGCGGAGCCGCCGTGGTCGTGAGCTCGGCCGACGTCGACGAACTGGTGGCGTTGTGCCACCGGGTCGTCGTCCTGCGGGGCGGTCACGCGGTGGCGGAGCTTTCCGGCGAGGCCCTGTCGGTTCCCGCGGTCAACAGGGCGGCGCTCGCCGCCGAAAGGACGACCTGA